A window of the Streptomyces sp. NBC_01351 genome harbors these coding sequences:
- a CDS encoding FAD-dependent monooxygenase yields the protein MDTDTDTHTDVIVVGAGPAGLMLAGELRLAGAEVIVLEKESSPSAESRGMGFTARTLEVFDQRGLLPRLGELKRSPGGHFGSVPVDFAVGDGEHASVTGISQARTVSVLAEWAAELGADVRRGHGVTGFTDTGEHVEVQVRTPEGERRLTARYLVGCDGGRSLVRRAGGFDFPGTDATAELLLADVKDFELPKLWSGARRPGGMLLAAPLGADMMRVVVFEHGRPYRQRTERPSFTEVAEAWKRVSGDDISAATPVWVSSFSDAARQASEYRRGRVLLAGDAAHIHLPASGQGMNVSIQDAVNLGWKLGAVLAGRAHEDLLDTYHEERHPVGAELLKNTRAQATLFLGGEEMQPLREILTRVFGDDTAARHLAGLVSGLDIRYDLTALGDHPLLGMRMPDTHLVLADGRQTTTTRLLHPARGLLLSLGNDPEPAKTAQAWGDRVQVVRARAARPAQPGEPAAAEALLIRPDGYVAWVSGDGDLAKALHRHFGDPGE from the coding sequence ATGGACACGGACACGGACACACATACGGACGTCATCGTCGTCGGCGCGGGGCCCGCTGGCCTCATGCTCGCCGGCGAACTGCGGCTCGCCGGCGCCGAGGTCATCGTCCTGGAGAAGGAGAGCAGCCCCAGCGCCGAATCCCGCGGCATGGGGTTCACCGCGCGCACCCTGGAGGTGTTCGACCAGCGCGGGCTGCTCCCCCGGCTCGGCGAACTGAAGCGCTCACCCGGAGGCCACTTCGGCAGCGTGCCGGTCGACTTCGCGGTCGGGGACGGCGAGCACGCCAGCGTCACCGGCATCTCGCAGGCGCGCACGGTGAGCGTGCTGGCGGAGTGGGCCGCGGAACTCGGCGCCGACGTCCGGCGTGGCCACGGGGTGACCGGTTTCACCGACACCGGCGAGCACGTCGAGGTGCAGGTGCGGACCCCGGAGGGGGAACGGCGCCTGACGGCCCGCTACCTGGTGGGCTGCGACGGCGGCCGCAGCCTCGTACGCCGGGCGGGCGGCTTCGACTTCCCCGGCACCGACGCCACCGCGGAGCTGCTCCTCGCCGACGTCAAGGACTTCGAACTGCCCAAGCTGTGGTCGGGCGCACGCCGCCCGGGCGGCATGCTGCTGGCCGCGCCCCTGGGTGCGGACATGATGCGCGTCGTCGTCTTCGAGCACGGGCGCCCCTACCGGCAGCGCACCGAACGGCCGTCGTTCACCGAGGTCGCCGAGGCCTGGAAGCGGGTCAGCGGAGACGACATCTCCGCCGCCACCCCGGTGTGGGTGAGCTCGTTCTCCGACGCGGCGCGCCAGGCGAGCGAATACCGGCGCGGCCGGGTGCTGCTGGCCGGAGACGCCGCGCACATCCACCTGCCCGCCAGCGGACAGGGCATGAACGTGAGCATCCAGGACGCAGTGAACCTCGGCTGGAAGCTCGGCGCCGTCCTGGCCGGCCGCGCGCACGAGGACCTCCTGGACACCTACCACGAGGAACGCCACCCGGTGGGCGCGGAACTGCTGAAGAACACCCGGGCCCAGGCCACGCTGTTCCTCGGCGGCGAGGAGATGCAGCCGCTGCGCGAGATCCTCACCCGGGTGTTCGGCGACGACACGGCCGCCCGCCACCTGGCCGGACTGGTCAGCGGTCTGGACATCCGCTACGACCTGACCGCCCTCGGCGACCACCCGCTGCTCGGCATGCGGATGCCCGACACCCACCTGGTCCTGGCCGACGGCCGCCAGACCACCACCACCCGGCTGCTGCACCCCGCTCGCGGCCTGCTGCTGAGCCTCGGGAACGACCCCGAGCCGGCGAAGACCGCCCAGGCCTGGGGCGACCGGGTGCAGGTGGTCCGCGCCCGCGCCGCCCGCCCCGCACAGCCGGGCGAACCGGCCGCCGCCGAGGCCCTGTTGATCCGGCCCGACGGATACGTGGCCTGGGTCAGCGGAGACGGAGACCTCGCCAAGGCCCTGCACCGCCACTTCGGCGATCCCGGCGAGTGA
- a CDS encoding ferredoxin, whose protein sequence is MRATAQVDRTLCLGAGMCEVMGPDLFRLDHDGIAVEQSDDTGEADRLELLQDIADCCPTGAITVVTTDE, encoded by the coding sequence ATGCGAGCCACCGCGCAGGTCGACCGGACGCTGTGCCTCGGCGCAGGAATGTGCGAGGTGATGGGCCCCGACCTGTTCCGGCTGGACCACGACGGCATCGCCGTCGAGCAGTCGGACGACACCGGCGAGGCGGACCGCCTCGAACTGCTGCAGGACATCGCCGACTGCTGCCCGACCGGTGCCATCACCGTGGTCACGACCGATGAGTAG
- a CDS encoding cytochrome P450 family protein, whose translation MTLSAIAGPPTALFSPEYYQDPYPTLTWLQENSPVHRFDFPVGDVPTWIVTRYEDVKTVLADPRFSTEGGTWGNDEFKAAGLVAAEGTILERGIAVVDPPVHTRLRRLAMSTFTTRRVEQWRETVAALVQRTLDDCARRERFDVMDDYAGEVSAGVLGEILGFRIERHRELVAALNQAFPSDPALIHEAPAAFGRICEYAAELIEDKRRNPGDDLTSALIQTSDDDGDRLDADELVGMVAAMIMGGSDTVRGFIGNAMLALLDHPDQADRLRTSPELAGSAVEELLRYEGALSTALFRVTTEETELAGTVLPAGAPVIAALQAANRDPRHFTDPERLDIGRTGPRHVGLGHGLHNCMGAALARLEGEIAIPALLQRFPGLSLDVPRDQLRFIDSWAIRRLAALPVVASGTPQA comes from the coding sequence ATGACGTTGTCGGCCATAGCGGGTCCCCCGACCGCACTGTTCTCCCCCGAGTACTACCAGGACCCGTACCCCACCCTGACCTGGCTGCAGGAGAACTCGCCGGTCCACCGGTTCGACTTCCCGGTCGGTGACGTCCCCACCTGGATCGTGACCCGCTACGAGGACGTCAAGACCGTGCTGGCCGACCCCCGGTTCAGCACCGAAGGCGGCACCTGGGGCAACGACGAGTTCAAGGCGGCCGGCCTGGTCGCGGCCGAGGGCACCATCCTGGAGCGCGGCATCGCCGTCGTGGACCCGCCCGTGCACACCCGGCTGCGCCGCCTGGCCATGAGCACCTTCACCACCCGTCGCGTCGAGCAGTGGCGCGAGACGGTGGCCGCCCTGGTCCAGCGCACCCTCGACGACTGCGCCCGGCGCGAGCGCTTCGACGTCATGGACGACTACGCGGGCGAGGTGTCCGCCGGCGTGCTCGGCGAGATCCTCGGCTTCCGCATCGAACGCCACCGTGAGCTGGTCGCCGCCCTCAATCAGGCGTTCCCCTCCGATCCCGCCCTCATCCACGAGGCCCCCGCCGCCTTCGGCCGGATCTGCGAGTACGCCGCCGAACTCATCGAGGACAAGCGTCGCAACCCCGGCGACGACCTGACCTCGGCCCTGATCCAGACCAGCGACGACGACGGCGACCGGCTCGACGCCGACGAGCTCGTCGGCATGGTGGCCGCCATGATCATGGGCGGCAGCGACACCGTCCGCGGGTTCATCGGCAACGCCATGCTGGCCCTGCTCGACCACCCGGACCAGGCCGACCGCCTCCGTACGTCCCCCGAACTGGCCGGCAGCGCCGTCGAGGAACTGCTGCGCTACGAGGGAGCCCTCAGCACGGCGCTCTTCCGCGTCACCACCGAGGAGACCGAACTGGCCGGCACCGTCCTGCCCGCCGGCGCCCCGGTCATCGCCGCACTGCAGGCGGCCAACCGCGACCCCCGCCACTTCACCGACCCCGAGCGCCTCGACATCGGCCGCACCGGCCCGCGCCACGTCGGCCTGGGACACGGCCTGCACAACTGCATGGGCGCGGCCCTGGCCCGGCTGGAGGGCGAGATCGCCATCCCCGCCCTGCTCCAGCGCTTCCCCGGCCTGTCCCTGGACGTCCCGCGCGACCAGCTGCGCTTCATCGACAGCTGGGCGATCCGCCGGCTGGCCGCACTGCCGGTCGTCGCCTCCGGCACGCCGCAGGCCTGA